A region from the Vibrio rumoiensis genome encodes:
- a CDS encoding MFS transporter, translating into MTTHAMPSIAHLSKPTLLVLYFIIFLGSAGFFITIPAYVNLFLTDHSLAIAQAMPLEDRRTLFGTVMSAAPFISMFFTPFIARFADRYSRKLVMALCLVVAALGFVMPVYAIIAGSVALLFAGNMINSLGSASQPIAQAILADNSQGKTKATLMSLVAVVMTAAMSFGPALGSKLTALYGPQAPFYACLLIAVVCFILLHIIQLPKQASLKQESPFSLAAPLSRSQKGLLPCLAIVFICQFSWSLYFQNISFILPQKWQLAVEGEFYQYFMLAIGIVMIASLLFVPRLLLAIMTLTQALRSVLTGAGIGMVLLAITPTPTTHVIAMVWTSIMVASSFPLYITALSDRASDSDQGWAMALSSAMVGLAWTLTGYLTAILVNIHLILPTLIAAVGYAIAVLFVPRQSQVNNQEAQASS; encoded by the coding sequence ATGACCACTCACGCTATGCCATCTATTGCACACTTATCTAAGCCGACCTTACTGGTTTTATACTTCATCATCTTTCTAGGCTCTGCGGGCTTTTTTATTACCATTCCCGCTTATGTGAATTTGTTTTTAACCGATCACTCTTTGGCGATAGCTCAAGCGATGCCACTTGAAGACAGACGCACGTTGTTTGGCACAGTGATGTCTGCCGCGCCTTTTATCTCGATGTTTTTCACCCCATTCATCGCTCGCTTTGCCGATCGCTATAGTCGAAAACTGGTGATGGCATTATGTTTGGTTGTGGCCGCTCTCGGCTTTGTGATGCCGGTATATGCGATTATTGCAGGTTCGGTAGCTTTGCTGTTTGCCGGCAATATGATCAATAGCTTAGGTTCAGCCAGCCAACCCATCGCTCAAGCGATTTTGGCTGATAATAGCCAAGGTAAAACCAAAGCGACGTTAATGAGTTTGGTGGCAGTGGTTATGACAGCCGCCATGTCATTTGGCCCAGCCCTTGGTAGTAAATTGACCGCGCTATATGGCCCTCAAGCCCCTTTCTATGCTTGTTTATTGATTGCTGTTGTTTGTTTTATTTTGTTGCACATCATCCAGCTACCAAAACAAGCCTCTCTAAAACAAGAAAGTCCATTCTCATTAGCGGCGCCATTATCACGTAGTCAAAAAGGTTTATTGCCTTGTTTGGCCATCGTATTTATCTGCCAGTTCAGCTGGAGTTTATACTTCCAAAATATCTCATTTATTTTGCCGCAAAAATGGCAACTGGCGGTAGAGGGTGAGTTTTATCAATACTTTATGTTAGCCATTGGCATTGTAATGATCGCTTCTTTACTGTTCGTTCCTCGTCTATTGCTGGCTATCATGACGCTAACCCAAGCATTAAGAAGTGTCTTAACTGGTGCTGGCATTGGCATGGTTTTACTGGCGATCACACCGACACCAACCACCCATGTTATTGCCATGGTTTGGACATCGATTATGGTGGCATCTTCGTTTCCTTTATATATTACCGCGCTGTCTGATCGTGCTAGCGATAGTGACCAAGGCTGGGCGATGGCATTATCCAGTGCCATGGTAGGATTAGCTTGGACTTTAACAGGCTACCTCACTGCAATTTTGGTGAATATACACTTAATTCTACCAACCCTGATTGCCGCAGTGGGTTATGCGATTGCCGTGTTATTCGTCCCTCGCCAATCGCAAGTAAATAATCAAGAGGCGCAAGCATCATCATGA
- the tssI gene encoding type VI secretion system tip protein TssI/VgrG, which translates to MARLQFSIHVDGVSDESLVVISYQGKDNFSSVQQADGSWCHGFRYQIELASRRPDITALDVVDKNAELVMHRDGEVVQRINGIVRAFSVGETGHHHTFYSLTLVPEIERLSLRHNSRIFQSISAPDIIATLFKEMDIQNFAFALTRTPKLREFCMQYRETDLAFINRLAAEEGMVYHIEQSKGKHTVLFTEDSQLISSLDAPIPYNAMASGISSTPYINTFTKTTQFEVSETHSGDSSFKKPQYTFAQQAVGSDMDYQHDTYQHFDFPGRFKDDATGKAFNQMRLDSLRRNAHTAKGTSNEPQLQTGAKFDMQEHSDDSFNQSWLIIASHHQGDQPQALEESAGGKPTTYANQFEAIPADKTWCLPQMTKPQVDGPMTAYVVGPDGEEIFCDEYGRVRLHFPWDRYSNGDEHSSCWVQVSQGWAGSQYGMIAIPRIGHEVIVSFLNGDPDQPIVTGRAFNAQNIPPYTLPDNKTKTVWRSETHQGEGFNEISFEDQADREQVYLHAQKDFKAEVQNDAITDINHDQHLTVENDQFIQVKNNHNLTVEGESRTKVNQSQSFIIEGNLQIKSGSVIVNDAANEIHIKSGNKVVIEAGAEITVKAAGSFVKVDAAGVHLVGAGINMNSGGSAGSGSGFSGTTPELPLLVDDIASSRPTSHTNQIEEHDLESKFALNQLNGLPKVFDEHRFSMWLSGVFGHDIPPQAYLDFYQAVKSGSVTNPPIEVVVGSVAYYDNKKQTIVIGQTLIKNAKEETGKEHKIRLLTVLVHEFGHHIDYLLRNVFSNIGGDASLDEGAAFAVLLSNINMRKKTETVVANYQGSWGNELLSITYINMHNELQKQRSYIENDQKSQNGDREYFSAGGTAEQAKHGKYGHRSIESALEDIFTKKEVDTIYYGNWLRDYSQVVDIKLLEFNLDLLIGKADAQIEGMDILQKELPSHLNTLEKKTEQIRTQSITQLGQAESNLKESGAATSAQLNKMSFELSTYRSGLETQTRALLASRTDLVTMLNNRTLPSGSTEQITRNIDNIDSAVSANRAQIKLAEDLSNYVVGAEQNSSLSNQRAINRLSSSQQTLENADIDIFFEQAHQSLPVINQLIERVQVELKKGMALLKKIADIEITDTTGITSGGRRVGSKAISRESLTQVVEILARKEFPDRFAENDNSPFRLDPEKLGVYRPEEHLDNPRGITAPANTLYKEAFRGDYTKSEGEVDPNKWYKNFFNDSISFAKSQLSLAASSGRTAQGLIHFGQALHVMEDIYAHSNFVELAINRLHREGKLVLLKPVNSWVTSVQVNDNQKVHPLTTGIFGASDTVVSLLSVLEKGSDHSTSAEKEHYQTQVSIMLVLLNDYKPNAVELLFDALGLDYPSQDKSLSAEQALEAAKKADEVSFFYRWMVKELLNLLFAFANQLKALIARQMMEAIKYAQDDTSPTDPTHTQIAKDPDDHPLHTIAAQIAQRMVATMGSEMFTVWEGESSLETLLTTAESFFVHPDQIDSHSPEHVQTLYDDIRLWALKNPINLRMAAEYEGHLDHELEKLKIIAESSTEAIDWFIKLEKLIGN; encoded by the coding sequence ATGGCAAGGCTACAGTTTAGTATTCACGTCGATGGCGTCAGTGACGAATCTTTAGTAGTCATAAGCTATCAAGGGAAAGATAACTTTTCATCGGTGCAACAAGCCGATGGCTCGTGGTGTCACGGTTTTCGTTATCAGATTGAGCTTGCCAGCCGCCGCCCCGATATTACCGCATTGGATGTGGTGGATAAAAACGCCGAACTTGTCATGCATCGCGATGGCGAAGTAGTGCAGCGCATTAATGGCATTGTGCGCGCTTTTTCGGTTGGTGAAACCGGCCATCACCATACCTTTTATTCCTTGACTCTAGTCCCTGAAATCGAACGTTTATCACTTCGTCATAACAGCCGTATTTTCCAATCCATTTCGGCTCCTGACATCATTGCCACCCTGTTTAAAGAAATGGACATTCAAAATTTCGCTTTTGCTTTAACCCGCACACCTAAGCTGCGTGAGTTTTGCATGCAATATCGTGAGACCGATTTAGCGTTCATCAACCGCTTAGCGGCCGAAGAAGGCATGGTCTATCACATTGAGCAATCAAAGGGTAAACACACGGTATTGTTTACCGAGGATAGCCAATTGATTAGCTCACTCGATGCCCCAATTCCTTACAATGCAATGGCGAGTGGCATTAGCTCGACGCCGTACATCAACACTTTCACCAAAACCACCCAGTTTGAAGTCAGTGAAACGCACAGCGGTGACAGCAGCTTTAAAAAACCGCAATACACTTTTGCTCAACAAGCGGTGGGCAGTGATATGGATTATCAACACGATACGTATCAGCACTTTGATTTTCCGGGGCGCTTTAAAGATGACGCGACAGGCAAAGCGTTCAATCAAATGCGTTTAGATAGCCTACGTCGCAACGCTCATACCGCCAAAGGCACCAGTAATGAACCACAGCTACAAACGGGCGCGAAGTTTGATATGCAAGAGCATAGCGACGATAGCTTTAATCAATCATGGCTGATTATTGCCAGTCACCATCAAGGCGACCAACCGCAAGCGCTCGAAGAATCAGCAGGTGGCAAACCCACCACCTACGCCAACCAGTTTGAAGCGATTCCAGCGGATAAAACCTGGTGCCTGCCGCAGATGACCAAACCACAAGTTGACGGCCCGATGACCGCTTATGTAGTGGGCCCTGACGGTGAAGAAATCTTCTGTGATGAATATGGCCGTGTCAGGCTGCATTTTCCATGGGATAGGTACTCTAATGGCGATGAACACAGCTCTTGCTGGGTACAAGTCTCTCAAGGTTGGGCGGGCAGTCAATATGGCATGATTGCTATTCCGCGCATTGGTCATGAAGTGATTGTCTCATTTTTAAATGGTGACCCAGACCAGCCTATCGTTACCGGACGTGCTTTTAACGCGCAGAATATACCGCCATACACCTTGCCAGATAACAAAACCAAAACGGTGTGGCGCAGTGAAACCCATCAAGGTGAAGGCTTTAATGAAATCAGCTTTGAAGATCAGGCGGATCGCGAGCAAGTGTATCTACACGCCCAAAAAGATTTTAAAGCAGAAGTGCAAAACGATGCGATTACCGACATCAACCACGACCAACACTTAACGGTTGAAAATGACCAATTCATCCAAGTCAAAAACAACCACAATTTAACGGTTGAGGGCGAGAGTCGAACCAAGGTTAATCAATCACAAAGCTTTATCATTGAAGGTAATCTACAGATTAAATCAGGCTCAGTGATCGTCAATGACGCTGCTAATGAGATACACATAAAATCGGGCAATAAAGTCGTCATCGAAGCCGGAGCAGAAATTACCGTTAAGGCCGCAGGCAGCTTTGTCAAAGTTGATGCTGCTGGCGTTCATCTCGTTGGTGCTGGTATCAATATGAACTCAGGTGGTAGTGCGGGTAGTGGCAGTGGGTTTAGTGGTACAACCCCAGAACTTCCGCTGTTAGTCGATGATATAGCTTCTTCTCGACCTACATCCCATACCAATCAAATAGAGGAACACGATCTAGAGTCGAAATTTGCACTGAATCAGCTCAATGGATTACCAAAAGTATTCGATGAGCATAGATTTTCCATGTGGCTAAGTGGCGTATTTGGTCATGATATTCCACCGCAAGCCTATCTCGATTTCTACCAAGCGGTTAAATCTGGGAGTGTAACCAATCCACCAATTGAAGTTGTCGTTGGCAGTGTTGCCTACTATGACAACAAAAAGCAGACAATCGTCATTGGCCAAACCCTTATCAAAAATGCGAAAGAAGAAACAGGAAAAGAGCATAAAATTCGCCTGTTGACTGTCTTAGTACATGAATTTGGTCACCATATTGATTATCTGCTTCGAAACGTGTTCAGTAACATCGGAGGGGATGCCAGCTTGGACGAAGGTGCTGCTTTTGCTGTACTACTATCAAACATAAACATGCGTAAGAAAACGGAAACAGTGGTCGCAAACTACCAAGGCTCTTGGGGAAATGAATTACTATCCATCACTTACATCAATATGCACAATGAACTGCAAAAACAGCGTAGCTATATCGAAAACGATCAAAAAAGCCAAAATGGCGATAGAGAGTACTTTTCAGCGGGCGGCACGGCAGAGCAGGCTAAACATGGCAAGTATGGACATCGCTCAATAGAATCCGCACTCGAAGACATCTTTACGAAAAAAGAAGTAGATACGATTTACTACGGCAACTGGTTGCGTGATTATTCTCAAGTGGTTGATATTAAGCTTTTAGAGTTCAACCTAGATCTGCTGATTGGCAAGGCAGATGCGCAAATCGAGGGAATGGATATCCTGCAAAAGGAGCTGCCTTCCCACCTCAATACTTTAGAGAAAAAAACCGAACAAATTAGAACTCAGTCTATTACGCAACTGGGGCAGGCTGAGTCTAACTTGAAAGAATCTGGTGCTGCCACCTCTGCACAACTCAACAAGATGTCTTTTGAACTATCAACATACAGAAGCGGGCTGGAAACACAGACACGAGCTCTTTTAGCATCTCGCACTGACCTTGTCACTATGCTCAATAACCGCACGCTACCATCTGGCAGTACGGAGCAAATTACACGTAATATCGATAACATTGATTCGGCTGTAAGTGCAAATCGTGCACAAATAAAGTTAGCTGAAGATCTGAGTAATTATGTTGTTGGAGCGGAGCAAAACAGTTCTCTCTCGAATCAAAGAGCCATAAATAGACTCTCTTCGAGTCAGCAGACTCTCGAAAATGCCGATATCGACATATTCTTTGAGCAAGCTCATCAGTCATTGCCGGTTATCAATCAGCTTATAGAACGAGTGCAAGTTGAGTTAAAAAAGGGCATGGCACTGCTTAAAAAGATAGCAGATATCGAAATCACTGATACCACTGGAATCACTTCCGGTGGTCGCCGCGTTGGCAGCAAAGCCATCTCTCGGGAATCCCTTACACAAGTTGTCGAGATTTTGGCAAGAAAAGAATTCCCAGATCGCTTTGCCGAAAACGATAATTCCCCATTCCGGTTGGATCCTGAGAAGTTGGGTGTATATCGACCAGAGGAGCATTTGGATAACCCCAGAGGCATTACCGCACCTGCAAATACCCTGTATAAGGAGGCATTCCGGGGAGATTACACAAAGTCAGAAGGGGAAGTTGATCCTAATAAATGGTACAAAAATTTCTTCAACGACTCCATCTCTTTTGCGAAGAGTCAGCTTTCTCTCGCGGCTAGCTCTGGTCGAACAGCCCAAGGCTTGATCCACTTTGGCCAGGCATTGCATGTGATGGAAGACATTTATGCCCATTCCAATTTTGTTGAACTAGCCATTAACCGGCTCCATCGAGAGGGAAAACTAGTCCTACTTAAGCCCGTCAATAGCTGGGTTACTTCGGTCCAAGTGAATGATAATCAAAAAGTGCACCCACTCACCACAGGGATATTTGGTGCCAGTGACACGGTTGTCAGCTTGCTTTCGGTGCTAGAAAAAGGAAGCGACCACTCAACATCGGCAGAAAAAGAGCATTATCAAACGCAAGTTAGTATAATGTTGGTGCTACTCAATGATTACAAACCGAATGCTGTGGAGCTGCTTTTTGACGCTTTAGGTTTAGATTATCCTTCACAGGACAAGAGCTTAAGCGCAGAGCAAGCGTTAGAAGCAGCCAAAAAAGCGGACGAGGTTTCTTTCTTTTATCGCTGGATGGTAAAGGAATTGTTGAACTTATTGTTCGCATTTGCCAACCAGCTTAAAGCGCTGATTGCTCGCCAGATGATGGAGGCAATTAAATATGCTCAGGATGACACATCTCCAACCGATCCAACCCACACCCAAATAGCCAAAGATCCAGATGATCACCCTTTACACACCATTGCGGCACAGATAGCACAGAGGATGGTGGCAACAATGGGTAGCGAGATGTTTACAGTTTGGGAGGGAGAAAGCTCCTTGGAAACTTTGCTAACGACAGCAGAGAGCTTTTTTGTTCATCCAGATCAGATAGATAGTCATAGCCCAGAGCATGTCCAAACATTGTATGATGACATTCGCCTATGGGCTCTTAAAAACCCAATCAATCTTAGAATGGCAGCCGAGTATGAGGGTCACTTAGATCATGAGCTGGAAAAACTAAAGATTATAGCTGAGTCGAGCACGGAAGCGATTGACTGGTTCATCAAACTAGAAAAACTAATCGGAAATTAA
- a CDS encoding PepSY-associated TM helix domain-containing protein translates to MNTVQTGSAGSFTAFIKRLHFYIGLFVGPFIFMAAFTGTLYVLTPQLENVLYKQQLSAVTQGTVQPLSAQIAAAQNSLPNPLEIKSVRPAPALGQTTRVLFNDPDLDRYRARTVFVDPVTLDIKGELASYGTSGVLPFRIAIDFMHTDLLLGPIGRYYSELAASWMWVAALGGVFLWWQQRRSLARQAKAGSFAQARSRHAKVAVWISLGLLFFSATGLTWSKWAGGNIAEWRQAIGWVTPSVSRDLTSHHEGNSNGDLHANHHNMSGMSSDSKLGVFDQVEQSAREFGIDAGKIEIVPAPNNKTAWVVKEIDRSWPTQVDEVAIDAMSMSVVGHAEFKDFPIVAKLIRWGIDAHMGILFGLPNQLILAVFGLALCAVIVWGYTMWWKRRPVMSNTTPTLVDSWIKLSNAMKVLSIMVAVVLGLALPIMGISLIVFCFVDVIRWRRAVYRLEAAS, encoded by the coding sequence ATGAATACAGTACAAACAGGAAGTGCTGGAAGCTTCACGGCTTTTATTAAGCGACTTCACTTTTATATCGGCTTATTTGTTGGGCCGTTTATTTTTATGGCGGCATTCACTGGTACGCTTTATGTCTTAACTCCGCAGCTTGAAAATGTGCTTTATAAGCAGCAGCTCAGTGCGGTGACTCAGGGAACGGTTCAACCGCTTAGCGCGCAAATTGCCGCCGCGCAAAATAGCTTACCCAATCCACTAGAGATTAAATCGGTTCGTCCTGCACCGGCATTAGGACAAACGACTCGCGTGTTATTTAACGATCCCGATCTAGACCGATATCGAGCACGCACCGTGTTTGTTGACCCGGTTACTTTAGATATCAAAGGTGAGCTCGCCAGTTATGGTACCAGTGGAGTATTGCCATTTCGTATCGCCATCGACTTTATGCATACCGATTTGTTATTAGGGCCAATAGGACGATACTACAGCGAGTTAGCGGCCTCTTGGATGTGGGTTGCGGCGTTAGGTGGGGTGTTTTTATGGTGGCAGCAGCGACGCAGTTTGGCTCGTCAGGCTAAAGCTGGCAGCTTTGCTCAAGCGCGTTCACGTCATGCCAAGGTCGCGGTTTGGATCAGTTTAGGCTTATTATTTTTCTCTGCAACAGGCTTAACGTGGTCGAAATGGGCTGGGGGCAATATTGCTGAATGGCGACAAGCGATAGGGTGGGTAACGCCGTCGGTTTCTCGTGATTTAACGTCTCATCATGAGGGCAACTCTAATGGTGATTTACACGCCAATCACCATAATATGTCGGGCATGAGTTCTGACAGTAAGCTCGGTGTCTTTGATCAAGTTGAGCAGAGCGCCCGTGAATTTGGTATTGATGCCGGTAAGATTGAAATCGTGCCTGCGCCAAACAATAAAACCGCGTGGGTTGTAAAAGAAATCGATCGTTCATGGCCAACTCAGGTGGATGAAGTTGCGATCGATGCTATGTCAATGTCAGTGGTTGGGCATGCAGAGTTTAAAGATTTTCCGATCGTGGCAAAACTTATCCGTTGGGGAATTGATGCTCACATGGGGATTTTGTTTGGCCTGCCTAATCAATTGATATTGGCGGTGTTTGGTTTGGCATTATGTGCGGTGATCGTGTGGGGATATACCATGTGGTGGAAACGTCGACCGGTGATGAGCAACACAACACCAACCTTAGTGGATAGCTGGATAAAACTTTCAAACGCCATGAAAGTATTGTCTATAATGGTGGCCGTCGTATTAGGTTTGGCACTGCCGATTATGGGGATCAGCTTGATAGTATTTTGCTTCGTTGATGTGATTCGTTGGCGAAGAGCGGTATATCGACTCGAAGCCGCTTCTTAA
- a CDS encoding helix-turn-helix domain-containing protein, whose product MEFTEQDREAIYHLWMSQKAKRHLTQMDMAKRLGMTIVEFSEVVRGKGEISKSFVSRFFQQLDIEPHTILPSLKNQIAPENAVVYLQNRITIDGEIQNVQIDGNQVIIDYCCKVAKLN is encoded by the coding sequence ATGGAATTCACAGAACAAGACAGAGAAGCAATTTATCATTTATGGATGTCGCAAAAAGCGAAGCGCCACTTAACCCAAATGGATATGGCGAAACGTTTAGGAATGACGATTGTAGAATTTTCCGAGGTGGTTCGTGGTAAAGGCGAGATTAGCAAAAGTTTCGTGAGTCGATTTTTTCAGCAACTCGATATCGAGCCACACACCATTTTACCGTCACTTAAAAACCAAATTGCACCAGAGAATGCGGTGGTGTATTTACAAAACAGAATTACGATTGACGGTGAGATTCAAAATGTGCAAATCGATGGAAATCAAGTGATCATCGATTATTGCTGCAAGGTTGCCAAACTTAATTGA
- the yghU gene encoding glutathione-dependent disulfide-bond oxidoreductase translates to MTNEYIPPKVWTNEQQGGTWGSINRPEAGARFERKLPVGEHPIQLYSMGTPNGQKVTILLEELLAKGISEAEYDAFIIKIGDSDQFSSGFVDVNPNSKIPALVDRSGESPINVFESGSILLYLAEKFGHFIPQDIAERTKVLNWLFWLQGSAPYLGGGFGHFYHYAPEKYEYPINRFTMEAKRQLDVLDKQLANNTYIAGEEYSIADIAIWPWYGNLVLGNAYNAAEFLDVDSYQNVQRWAKAILERPAVQRGRIVNKPMGEPWEAIEERHSAEDIDKALSLKP, encoded by the coding sequence ATGACAAACGAATATATTCCACCGAAAGTTTGGACCAATGAACAACAAGGCGGCACATGGGGTAGCATTAATCGCCCGGAAGCTGGCGCACGCTTTGAACGTAAACTTCCCGTTGGTGAGCACCCAATTCAGCTTTATTCAATGGGCACTCCTAACGGTCAAAAAGTCACGATTTTACTTGAAGAGTTACTGGCAAAAGGCATAAGCGAAGCCGAATACGATGCATTCATCATTAAAATTGGTGACAGCGACCAATTCTCATCAGGCTTTGTCGATGTTAACCCGAACTCGAAAATTCCAGCCCTAGTTGATCGCAGTGGTGAGTCGCCAATTAATGTCTTTGAATCAGGCTCTATCCTGCTTTATCTTGCCGAGAAATTTGGTCACTTTATTCCGCAAGACATCGCTGAACGAACCAAAGTACTGAACTGGTTATTCTGGTTACAAGGCTCAGCGCCCTATCTGGGTGGTGGTTTTGGGCACTTCTATCATTACGCGCCAGAAAAATACGAATACCCAATCAATCGCTTTACGATGGAAGCCAAGCGTCAATTAGATGTCCTCGATAAGCAACTCGCCAACAATACTTACATTGCGGGTGAAGAATACAGTATTGCGGATATCGCGATTTGGCCTTGGTATGGCAACTTGGTTCTCGGTAATGCTTATAACGCCGCTGAATTTTTAGACGTTGATAGCTACCAAAACGTACAACGTTGGGCTAAAGCGATTTTAGAACGCCCTGCGGTTCAACGTGGCCGGATTGTCAATAAACCAATGGGTGAACCTTGGGAAGCGATTGAAGAGCGTCATAGTGCAGAAGATATTGATAAAGCGCTAAGTTTAAAGCCTTAA
- a CDS encoding peptidoglycan DD-metalloendopeptidase family protein, with translation MSFEATLKKHHFHPIIDTHYQFGKALIVDLSPSSDIWSQVNDEHDFSAEIKRQVAETNAVIEIGRYAEQRMIYQDTDNFSQSSNRTLHIGIDLGIPAGNTVFAPIQGEVVALANRQQQGDYGPVIILRHQLEGYTFHTLYGHLATSSLQNLYIGKIIQTGEAFAQIGTFAENGGWASHLHFQIIRDLGPHLDDYPGVVDPKYKTFYLQNCPSPNLILQREDLS, from the coding sequence ATGAGTTTTGAAGCTACCCTTAAAAAGCATCACTTTCACCCAATCATTGATACACACTATCAATTTGGAAAAGCGCTGATTGTCGATCTCTCACCTAGCAGTGATATATGGAGCCAAGTGAATGACGAACATGATTTCTCAGCAGAGATAAAGCGCCAAGTTGCCGAAACCAATGCTGTGATAGAAATAGGTCGCTACGCTGAACAACGCATGATTTATCAAGATACCGATAACTTTTCACAAAGCAGCAATCGCACTTTACACATTGGCATTGATTTGGGGATCCCGGCAGGCAACACGGTTTTTGCCCCAATTCAAGGCGAAGTGGTGGCATTGGCTAACCGCCAACAGCAAGGTGATTACGGCCCTGTGATCATTTTACGCCATCAACTAGAAGGCTACACATTTCATACCCTTTACGGGCATTTAGCCACTTCTTCCCTACAAAATCTGTACATAGGAAAAATAATTCAAACAGGTGAAGCTTTTGCCCAAATAGGGACTTTTGCAGAAAATGGTGGCTGGGCATCTCACCTGCACTTTCAAATCATTCGTGATTTAGGGCCGCATTTAGACGACTACCCAGGGGTTGTTGATCCCAAATATAAGACGTTCTATTTACAGAACTGCCCATCGCCAAACCTCATCCTTCAACGAGAAGATTTGAGTTAA
- a CDS encoding DUF7738 domain-containing protein, giving the protein MKSKLLILFTLLLLVSGCFAETTVSQKPVRLVVTSDTIRFDGKRLSFKDPLKQWIEVLGDDYVYIGKEPSYQKAFGASGRQRFVYPELGIDITVQTNHIDVKSDFINGKPGTLKDPYNRFISVLRIRMNPKSKAKPIVYRHLDKEMAEHPYNTMYADYAIDFYGAIVDSDTSIESVLDQSDIVKRDRHFSSVGVSSGFNNLGTIIFNHFFGEQPEVSISMQISPSSEIRLDNERRYFGKEVSR; this is encoded by the coding sequence ATGAAAAGCAAGCTCCTTATACTGTTTACTTTGTTGCTGTTGGTTAGTGGCTGTTTCGCTGAAACAACTGTGTCCCAAAAGCCCGTTAGGCTTGTTGTCACTAGTGATACAATTCGCTTTGATGGAAAACGGCTCAGCTTTAAAGACCCCCTTAAGCAATGGATTGAAGTACTGGGCGATGATTATGTGTATATTGGCAAAGAGCCTAGCTACCAAAAAGCCTTTGGCGCAAGCGGGAGACAGCGATTTGTTTATCCCGAATTGGGCATCGACATTACCGTTCAAACAAACCATATCGATGTAAAGTCTGACTTTATTAATGGTAAGCCTGGTACCTTAAAAGATCCTTATAACCGCTTTATCAGTGTCCTCAGAATTAGAATGAATCCTAAATCAAAGGCTAAGCCCATCGTGTATCGTCACTTAGATAAAGAAATGGCAGAGCATCCTTACAACACCATGTATGCTGATTATGCGATTGATTTTTATGGCGCGATTGTTGACAGTGACACCTCGATTGAATCTGTGCTTGACCAGAGTGATATCGTGAAACGTGATCGGCATTTTTCTAGTGTTGGGGTATCTTCTGGGTTCAACAATCTCGGGACTATCATATTTAATCACTTTTTTGGCGAGCAACCCGAGGTATCTATATCAATGCAAATCTCACCAAGTTCAGAAATACGTTTAGACAATGAACGGCGCTATTTTGGAAAAGAGGTTTCACGCTAA
- a CDS encoding DUF2946 family protein translates to MLHLRLIFGRFFVMGVPAFSLVTMSFRRRVLYLPVVLILLIYLAPLVSMSVVLADRATTSHHMMVKMDGDAHSTHHSDHHSSTDSHHQHGWCGYCDLLATLSATHGALPLVVAAIFCLVAILTAVGVQSGRCLSYLFPTPRAPPVFSI, encoded by the coding sequence ATGTTACATTTACGTCTCATTTTTGGGCGATTTTTTGTGATGGGTGTGCCGGCTTTTTCTCTTGTAACTATGTCGTTTCGACGTCGGGTTCTTTACCTTCCCGTGGTATTGATCCTACTTATCTATCTCGCGCCTTTGGTTTCTATGTCCGTGGTGCTTGCGGATAGGGCAACTACTTCTCATCACATGATGGTTAAAATGGACGGCGACGCTCATTCTACCCATCACTCCGATCATCATTCTTCTACCGATTCTCATCATCAACATGGTTGGTGTGGCTATTGTGATTTGCTGGCGACGCTTTCTGCAACACATGGCGCGTTACCACTGGTTGTTGCGGCCATTTTTTGTTTAGTGGCAATATTGACGGCCGTTGGCGTTCAGTCGGGTCGGTGTCTCTCTTATTTATTTCCCACCCCAAGAGCCCCGCCTGTTTTCTCTATTTGA